A genomic stretch from Juglans microcarpa x Juglans regia isolate MS1-56 chromosome 3S, Jm3101_v1.0, whole genome shotgun sequence includes:
- the LOC121258281 gene encoding 7-deoxyloganetin glucosyltransferase-like, with amino-acid sequence MGSISAGSRGHVVCVPYPLQGHINPMLKLAKLLHHKGFQVTFVNTQYNHNRLLRSRGPHALDGLPDFCFETIPDGLPPSDADVSQDMSALCVSSTKSCLAPLLNIIHKLNDMTTSSNVPPVTCIVSDGAMSFTLDAAEEFGIPNVLFWTPSSCGILGFMYCRQLVERGLTLLKDESCFKKGFLETAVDWIPGMKNVRLKDLPAVLPSTDENKMMIDFLIRETERSPRASAVVLNTFDPFEKDVLDALSSFLPPIYTIGPLPLHADQIEDDSLKSIGSNLWKEQPGCLEWLNTQEPNSVVFVNFGSITVMTPQQLVEFAWGLANSGKPFLWIIRPDLVVGDSAVLPPEFAVKTKDRCMLASWCPQEQILKHPSIGGFLTHCGWNSTLESVGGGVPMICWPFFADQMMNCRYCCTEWGIGMEIDNNVKRNEVEKLVRELMEGVKGKEMKKKVMEWKTKAEEAVKPGGSSHQNLDKLIADVLLPGNV; translated from the exons ATGGGTTCGATTTCTGCAGGTTCTAGAGGTCATGTTGTCTGTGTTCCATACCCACTGCAGGGCCACATCAACCCAATGCTCAAGCTGGCCAAGCTCCTCCACCACAAAGGCTTTCAAGTCACTTTTGTCAATACGCAGTACAACCACAACCGGTTACTCAGGTCCCGAGGCCCCCATGCCCTCGACGGCTTGCCGGACTTCTGTTTTGAGACCATACCCGATGGACTTCCACCTTCGGATGCCGATGTCAGCCAGGATATGTCTGCTCTTTGCGTCTCCAGCACAAAGAGTTGCCTCGCCCCGCTCCTCAACATCATCCACAAACTCAACGACATGACCACCTCTTCCAACGTGCCGCCTGTGACCTGTATTGTGTCTGACGGCGCCATGTCCTTCACTCTTGATGCTGCTGAAGAATTCGGAATCCCAAATGTACTTTTCTGGACGCCTAGCTCTTGCGGCATCTTGGGCTTTATGTATTGTCGCCAACTAGTTGAACGAGGTTTAACACTACTCAAAG ATGAAAGCTGTTTTAAGAAGGGGTTTTTAGAAACCGCTGTCGATTGGATTCCCGGGATGAAGAACGTCCGTCTGAAGGATCTTCCAGCTGTTCTTCCATCAACGGATGAGAACAAAATGATGATCGACTTCCTCATCCGAGAAACCGAGAGAAGTCCAAGAGCTTCGGCTGTGGTTTTGAACACGTTCGACCCATTTGAAAAGGACGTTTTAGATGCTCTCTCGTCTTTTCTTCCTCCTATATACACCATCGGTCCGCTTCCGTTGCATGCCGATCAGATTGAAGACGACAGTTTGAAATCTATAGGTTCCAATCTGTGGAAAGAACAGCCCGGGTGTCTGGAATGGCTAAATACACAAGAACCCAACTCAGTGGTGTTCGTGAATTTTGGGAGCATCACTGTGATGACGCCCCAACAACTCGTCGAGTTTGCTTGGGGACTCGCCAACAGTGGAAAACCCTTCTTGTGGATTATAAGGCCTGATCTTGTGGTGGGCGATTCCGCTGTTCTGCCTCCTGAATTTGCTGTCAAGACTAAAGATCGATGCATGTTAGCAAGTTGGTGTCCCCAAGAACAAATCCTGAAGCACCCATCAATAGGAGGGTTTTTGACGCATTGTGGGTGGAATTCCACGCTTGAAAGCGTGGGCGGTGGAGTACCCATGATCTGTTGGCCCTTCTTTGCGGACCAAATGATGAATTGCAGGTATTGCTGCACTGAATGGGGCATTGGGATGGAGATAGATAACAACGTTAAGCGGAACGAGGTTGAGAAACTGGTAAGGGAGTTAATGGAGGGTGTTAAGGgtaaagaaatgaagaagaaggtaATGGAGTGGAAGACAAAGGCAGAAGAGGCTGTCAAACCTGGCGGTTCTTCTCACCAGAACCTGGACAAATTGATTGCCGATGTCCTCCTACCTGGAAATGTTTAA
- the LOC121257785 gene encoding protein EXORDIUM-like 2, whose protein sequence is MSLVFFLAILISLFCSIDPALATSRKLTALVEQQPLLFKYHNGALLKGNITVNLVWYGDFTPVQRSIIVDFIQSLNSPRAPFPSASSWWKTTEKYKGGASTLVLGKQILHPAYTLGKSLKSYHLVALANKVNQLNAISVILTAKDVAVDGFCMSRCGTHGSTRRASGKTRTAYVWVGNSETQCPGQCAWPYHQPIYGPQTPPLVSPSGDVGVDGMIINLATLLAGTVTNPFNNGYFQGPATAPLEAVSACTGLFGSGAYPGYPGQVLTDKSSGASYNANGVNGRKYLLPAMWDPEASACRTLV, encoded by the coding sequence ATGTcgcttgttttctttttagcGATTCTTATCTCTCTCTTCTGTTCGATCGACCCCGCTCTGGCTACTTCCCGGAAGCTCACCGCTCTAGTCGAGCAACAGCCGCTCCTTTTCAAATACCACAACGGCGCTCTTCTCAAGGGAAATATCACTGTTAATCTCGTCTGGTATGGCGATTTCACTCCCGTCCAACGCTCCATTATAGTCGACTTCATCCAGTCCCTCAACTCGCCTCGGGCTCCGTTTCCTTCCGCGTCCTCGTGGTGGAAAACGACGGAGAAGTACAAGGGTGGTGCCTCCACCCTTGTCTTGGGAAAACAAATCCTCCACCCGGCTTATACTCTCGGAAAGTCGCTCAAAAGCTACCACTTGGTGGCTCTGGCCAACAAGGTAAACCAGCTGAACGCCATTAGCGTGATTTTGACGGCGAAGGACGTTGCGGTAGATGGGTTCTGTATGAGTCGGTGCGGCACCCACGGGTCTACTCGGCGGGCCAGTGGGAAAACTCGAACGGCGTATGTCTGGGTCGGTAACTCGGAGACTCAGTGCCCGGGCCAGTGCGCATGGCCTTATCACCAGCCCATTTACGGCCCACAGACGCCACCGTTGGTCTCTCCCAGCGGAGACGTCGGAGTGGACGGGATGATCATTAACCTGGCCACACTTTTGGCCGGCACCGTCACGAACCCCTTCAACAACGGGTACTTCCAGGGCCCGGCCACGGCGCCATTGGAGGCTGTATCGGCATGCACGGGGTTGTTCGGATCTGGAGCTTACCCGGGTTACCCGGGTCAAGTACTGACGGATAAGAGCAGCGGAGCGAGCTACAACGCTAACGGGGTGAACGGGAGGAAATACCTCTTGCCGGCGATGTGGGACCCAGAAGCATCCGCCTGTAGGACACTCGTGTGA
- the LOC121256881 gene encoding polyadenylate-binding protein 2-like isoform X2 → MEHADVDMAGAEGTPDNNETELEDMQKRLKEMEDESAALREMQAKFESQMASTQDPGSAAATQANREEADSRSVFVGNVDYSCTPEEVHQHFQPCGTVNRVTIRTDKFGQPKGYAYVEFLEAEAVQEALLLNDSELHGRHLKVTAKRTNVPGMKQYRPRRPNPYMRASSPIVAPYLYSPYGYGKVPRFRMPMRYSPYF, encoded by the exons atggaGCATGCGGATGTGGACATGGCGGGCGCAGAGGGCACCCCCGATAACAACGAAACA GAACTGGAAGACATGCAGAAGCGCTTGAAAGAGATGGAGGATGAATCGGCTGCTCTGCGAGAGATGCAGGCCAAGTTCGAGTCGCAGATGGCTTCCACACaag ATCCTGGTAGTGCAGCTGCAACACAGGCAAATAGAGAGGAAGCAGATTCTCGATCAGTGTTTGTTGGCAAT GTGGATTATTCCTGTACTCCTGAAGAAGTACATCAGCATTTCCAGCCATGTGGGACGGTGAACAGAGTCACTATTCGCACTGACAAGTTTGGCCAACCTAAGGGTTATGCTTATGTGGAATTCCTTGAAGCTGAGGCTGTTCAAGAGGCTCTTCTGTTGAATGACTCTGAACTACATGGACGTCACTTAAAG GTGACTGCTAAACGGACCAATGTGCCTGGGATGAAGCAGTATCGTCCTCGTCGACCCAACCCCTATATGCGAGCTAGTAGTCCCATTGTTGCTCCCTACTTATACTCCCCTTATGGTTATGG GAAGGTTCCGAGATTCAGAATGCCAATGCGTTACAGTCCATACTTTTGA
- the LOC121256881 gene encoding polyadenylate-binding protein 2-like isoform X1: MEHADVDMAGAEGTPDNNETELEDMQKRLKEMEDESAALREMQAKFESQMASTQDPGSAAATQANREEADSRSVFVGNVDYSCTPEEVHQHFQPCGTVNRVTIRTDKFGQPKGYAYVEFLEAEAVQEALLLNDSELHGRHLKQVTAKRTNVPGMKQYRPRRPNPYMRASSPIVAPYLYSPYGYGKVPRFRMPMRYSPYF, encoded by the exons atggaGCATGCGGATGTGGACATGGCGGGCGCAGAGGGCACCCCCGATAACAACGAAACA GAACTGGAAGACATGCAGAAGCGCTTGAAAGAGATGGAGGATGAATCGGCTGCTCTGCGAGAGATGCAGGCCAAGTTCGAGTCGCAGATGGCTTCCACACaag ATCCTGGTAGTGCAGCTGCAACACAGGCAAATAGAGAGGAAGCAGATTCTCGATCAGTGTTTGTTGGCAAT GTGGATTATTCCTGTACTCCTGAAGAAGTACATCAGCATTTCCAGCCATGTGGGACGGTGAACAGAGTCACTATTCGCACTGACAAGTTTGGCCAACCTAAGGGTTATGCTTATGTGGAATTCCTTGAAGCTGAGGCTGTTCAAGAGGCTCTTCTGTTGAATGACTCTGAACTACATGGACGTCACTTAAAG CAGGTGACTGCTAAACGGACCAATGTGCCTGGGATGAAGCAGTATCGTCCTCGTCGACCCAACCCCTATATGCGAGCTAGTAGTCCCATTGTTGCTCCCTACTTATACTCCCCTTATGGTTATGG GAAGGTTCCGAGATTCAGAATGCCAATGCGTTACAGTCCATACTTTTGA